CATGCTGCGGGCCGATGCGGGCAGCAGGGACACCAGGCGCTCGGAGGCCAGTCCGCCCCACTCGGGCCCCAGATGCTGGTACAGGAAGAGGCCGCAGCGGGCCAGCATGTCGTCCGGCACGGGCTCACGGGTATAGTTGGTGTATTGGACGCACTCGAAGCGGTCCGCGAATTCCCGCGACGTCATGAGCCGTGCCAGCAGCGGTTCGCCCTGGCAGTTGGCGTGGAGGATGCAAGGAAGTTTGCCCATCTGGTCCGAGAACAGGTTGAAATATCAGTGAAACAGGATTGTCGTGCGTAACATGGAAGAGTTTCGGGGGCAACTTCAGGACGTCGGTGAAGTGCAACGGAAGAGTTGTTGGCGGGGCCCGAAGGGCGTACTCCCGGAGAAAACAGCCTGGGAGGGATCATGGGCGAGCGGCCGGCCACATTCGTTTTTCACGGGAATCTGCGCGACCTCCTGGGACGGGGGAAGGCCGGGGCCGACGGGCGCGTGACGTATCCAGTCACGCGGCGTACGTCCGTCAAGGACGTCATCGAGGCTCTGGGTCCGCCGCACACGGAGGTGGGGGCCATTGAGGTCGACGGGCTGCCCGTGGGCTTCGGCCACCTGCTGGAGCCCGGCCGCAGGATCGACGTCCGGGCCGTGCCCACGCCCTTCGACGTGCTGCGGCCGTCGCCGCTGCGCCCGGAACCGTTGCCCCGCATCGCCTTTCTCGTGGACGCCAATGTCGGCCGGCTGGCGGGTCTCCTGCGCGCCCTGGGCTTCGACACGGCCTACGACCCGTCTTTGGGAGACGCGGTCCTGGCCGAGCAGGCCGCGCGCGAAGGGCGCATCCTTCTCAGTCGCGACCGTCTCCTCCTCAGGCGCGGCATCGTGGTCTATGGCCGTCTGATCCGCTCACGTGACCCCGAAACCCAGCTCATCGAAGTCCTGCGTTTCTTCGGCCTCAGGCCGCCCTTTGCGACCTTCACCCGCTGCCTGCGCTGCAACGACCTCCTCCAGACCGTGTCCAAGGCCGAAATCATGGACCGCCTGCTGCCCCTGACGAAGCTGCATTACACCGATTTCCGGCGCTGCCCGCGCTGCAAACGCATCTATTGGGCCGGCTCTCACCACGAGAGGATGCACGAGCGGGTGGGGAGGATTTGCCGGGAGCTGGGGGGAGGGGAGACTGAGATGGACTGAGATGGACAGTGATGAACGAACACGGACGGGCACGGACGGGGCCGCAACAACGTGACGGGCTGGTACCTGGCCTCAATGTCCGTGAGCGTCCGTATTCGACCATCTCTGTCTCCCAGCCTTGCCTTCTCCCACCGCGCACAGCGCCTGTTCCAGATCCTTCATGGCCACGGGTTTGGCCAGGTATTCGGTGAAGCCTTGGGCCAGGAATTTTTCCCTGTCGCCTTGCAGGGCGTGTGCGGTGAGGGCGATGACGGGCAGGGTCAGTCCCAGGTCCTGACGGATGCGCCGGGTGGCTTCGGTGCCATCCATGAGGGGCATCTGGATGTCCATGATGACGCAGTCGAAGGACTGCTCGTGCAGCAGGTCCAGCGCCTGCTGTCCGTTGGCCGCGCAGGTGGGGTTGTGTCCGAGCTTTTCCAGGGTGCGTTTGAGGAAAATCTGGTTGATGGAATTGTCCTCGGCAACCAGCACGGACAGGCTGCCGGAGGTGTTTCTGAGCGCGGTCTCGGTTTCCGGTTCCACGTCGGCGTGAAGGGCGTATTCAAGGGGGATGCCGACAAAGAATGTCGAACCGGCACCCTCCACGCTCTGCACTTCGATGGCCCCGCCCAGGATCTCCACGAGTTGCTTGACGATGGCCAGCCCCAACCCGGTGCCCTGGTGGGTCCGGGTGGGGAAATGGTCGGCCTGGGTGAAGCGGTCGAAGATGGTCGGCAGCTTGTCCGCAGGGATGCCGCAGCCCGTGTCGCGGATCTCGAAGTGGAGCACAACGCCCTGGCCGTCCCCGGTGGGCGTCGCTGCGCTCAGGCACAGTTCCACCTCGCCCTGCTCCGTGAACTTGATGGCGTTGCCGATGAGGTTGAAGAATATCTGGCGCAGGCGCAGTTCGTCCCCGCAGAGCATTTCCGGCATCTCGGCATCCACGCGGAGGGATAGTTCAATGCCCTTTTCCCTGGCCCGGGGGGTGAAGAGGGCAATGGTCGCGTCGAGCATCTTGCGGACCTGGAAATTCGCGGGGTTGAGCACCAGTTTGCCGGCTTCGACCTTGGAGAAGTCGAGGATGTCGTTGATGATGTGCAGCAGGTTCTGGCCGGATTG
The Desulfomicrobium escambiense DSM 10707 genome window above contains:
- a CDS encoding Mut7-C RNAse domain-containing protein, whose protein sequence is MGERPATFVFHGNLRDLLGRGKAGADGRVTYPVTRRTSVKDVIEALGPPHTEVGAIEVDGLPVGFGHLLEPGRRIDVRAVPTPFDVLRPSPLRPEPLPRIAFLVDANVGRLAGLLRALGFDTAYDPSLGDAVLAEQAAREGRILLSRDRLLLRRGIVVYGRLIRSRDPETQLIEVLRFFGLRPPFATFTRCLRCNDLLQTVSKAEIMDRLLPLTKLHYTDFRRCPRCKRIYWAGSHHERMHERVGRICRELGGGETEMD